Proteins co-encoded in one Dama dama isolate Ldn47 chromosome 2, ASM3311817v1, whole genome shotgun sequence genomic window:
- the CLNS1A gene encoding methylosome subunit pICln, protein MSFLRSFPPPGSTEGLRQQQPDTEAVLNGKGLGTGTLYISESRLSWLDGSGLGFSLEYPTISLHAVSRDLNAYPREHLYVMVNARFGEESKESVADEEEEDSDDDIEPIAEFRFVPSDKSALEAMFTAMCECQALHPDPEDEDSDDYDGDEYDVEAHEQGQGDIPTFYTYEEGLSHLTAEGQATLERLEGMLSQSVSSQYNMAGVRTEDSIRDYEDGMEVDAAPTVAGQFEDADVDH, encoded by the exons ATGAGCTTTCTCAGAAGTTTCCCGCCGCCCGGGTCGACTGAGGGCCTACGGCAGCAGCAACCAGACACCGAGGCTGTGCTGAACGGGAAGGGCCTCGGTACCGGCACCCTTTACATCTCTGAAAG CCGCCTGTCTTGGTTAGATGGCTCTGGATTAGGATTCTCCCTGGAATACCCCACCATTAGTTTGCATGCAGTATCCAGGGACCTAAACGCCTATCCACGAGAGCATCTCTATGTTATGGTGAATGCCAGATTTGGAG AAGAATCAAAAGAATCGGTTGCtgatgaagaagaggaagataGTGATGATGACATTGAACCTATTGCTGAATTTAGATTTGTGCCTAGTGATAAATCAGCAT TGGAGGCCATGTTCACTGCAATGTGTGAATGCCAGGCTTTGCATCCAGATCCTGAGGATGAAGATTCAGATGATTATGATGGAGACGAATATGATGTGGAAGCCCATG aacaaGGGCAGGGGGACATCCCTACATTTTATACCTATGAAGAAGGATTATCCCATTTAACAGCAGAAGGCCAAGCCACACTGGAGAGATTGGAAGGAATGCTTTCTCAGTCTGTGAGCAGCCAGTATAACATGGCTGGAGTCCGGACAGAAGACTCAATAAGAGATTATGAAG ATGGGATGGAGGTGGATGCTGCACCAACGGTTGCTGGACAGTTTGAGGATGCAGACGTTGATCACTGA